CCATCGAGGTGATGGAGGAGGTCGCGGATGCGGCCGCGGCGGCCTCCGAGGACCTCGAACGGCTCCAGTCGCAGATCGACGAGGTGGACGAGGTGCTCGAAGCGATCGACGACATCGCCGAGCAGACGAATCTGCTGGCGCTGAACGCCTCGATCGAGGCCGCCCGCGCGGGCGAGGCCGGCGAGGGCTTCGCCGTCGTCGCCAACGAGGTGAAACAGCTCGCCGAGGAGTCGCGACAGCGCGCCAGCGAGGTCGAAGAGACCGTCGGCAAGGTCCAGTCCGACGCCGACGAGACGATCGAGAGCCTCGCGGAGACGACAGAGAAGCTCCACGAGGGGATCGACCGCGGCGAGGACGCGATGGACAGCCTCGGCGGGATCGTCGAGGCCGTCGAGCGGACCTCCGAGGGGATCGCGGAGGTCGCGGTCGCGACAGACGAACAGGCGGTCAGCGCAGAGCAGGTGACCGCGCTCGTCGAGGGCGCCCGCGAGCGGGCCGAGGACGTCGCCGGGCGCGTCGACGAGGTCGCCGAGGCGAGCCGAGAGCAGACGGAGCGAATGGAGGAGATCCAGTCGGCGGCGAACCGCCTCGTCGTGGACGAGGACGGACCGGCGGGCTCGGCCCCGGCCGGACCCCGAGGCGGGGATGTCGGCGGCGCCGACGACCTCGCTGTCGGGACCGACGGCGGAACCGATCGGCGGGAGTAATCGCTGTCAGTCGTCGCCGGCGGCCGCCCCGGACTCGCCGCCGATCTCGGCCGCGTCCGCTTCGATGCTCGGCGGGTAGATGCCGCGTTCGAGCTTCAGGTCGCTCTGGGGGCGGGCCATACACGTCAGCGCGTAGCCTTCGCGCTCCTCGTCTGTGAGTCCGCGCGCCGCGGGCTGGGCGACCTCGCCCTCGATGATCTCCGCCGAACAGGCGAGACACATCCCGACGCGGCAGGAGTACTCCTGGGCGATGCCCGCTTCGATGCAGGCCTTCAGGATCGTCTGCTTGTCGGAGATCTCCAGCGTCTCGCCGGTGCCGACGAACTCGACGGTGTACTCGGTCATACCTCGCCGTTCGACGGACCGCTCCAAAACTCTTTGCGAAGCGACCGTGGGGTCACTCCCGCTCGTCCGGCGATACACGTTTTAGGGGCCCGCCCGAGAGACCTACGCAGGTCACGATGGCGTCGCTACCCAGCCTCCCCGGAGTCGAACTCTCCCGCCGCAACCGACTCATCGCGTACTACCTCCTCGGGCTCGTCGCGCTCGTGGTCGTGTTCACCGGCGTGTACAACCTCGCGCTGCTGCGGCTCGAAGGCGTCGAGCAGTCGGTCTTCGCCTCGTTCGAGTTCGTCGTCCAGACGATGACGACGACGGGCTACGGCCAGGACTCGGGGCTGTGGAGCCACCCGCTGATGTTCCTGCTCGTCGCCGGGATGCAGCTGTCGGGGATCGGTATCGGCTTTTTCACGCTCCGGCTCGTGATCATCCCGCTGTTCAACGACGCCGAGGTCGACCTCGACGACCGCCTCACGCGGAAGCGGGACCACGTGATCATCTGCGAGTACCGGCGCGACTCGGCGGTGCTGCTCGACGAACTGTCCGAACTCGGCGTCGACTACGTCCTGATCTCCTCCGACGAGGAGCGCGCGCGGGACCTCTCTGATGCGGGCTACTCCGTCATCCACGGCTCGCCGCAGGACAACGCGGCCTTCGAGCGGGCCAGCATCGGCGCCGCGAGCGCGGTCATCACGGACGCCGGCGAG
This is a stretch of genomic DNA from Halobellus sp. MBLA0158. It encodes these proteins:
- a CDS encoding 2Fe-2S iron-sulfur cluster-binding protein; translated protein: MTEYTVEFVGTGETLEISDKQTILKACIEAGIAQEYSCRVGMCLACSAEIIEGEVAQPAARGLTDEEREGYALTCMARPQSDLKLERGIYPPSIEADAAEIGGESGAAAGDD